The genomic stretch CATAAAGGCTAAACACTCCCTATTAGGGAAATGCCAGGGGCATCATAACCTGATCCAAGGAAGAGTCAATAAAATGACCATAGACATTTACCAAATTTTGCCATCGCAATGATTATATTgtttctgttcacttttctttcaGTCAAAACATGCTGGACATCAGCTAGTAGATTTCTATTGTCATGGCTCAGGCACTGAGGTCATGAATCACGTCGTAGAGAAAAACACCACTGGAGGTAATACCCAAGCATGATGGATCTTAGAAGCTGGGATTATGCTGTAGAAATAAGAGGGACTGAGGAGTTCACACTGAGAATTTTGCAAGATATTTTAGACAATCCCTCGGATCTGTGTTCCTAAAATGGATTTCATACCAGATGTCGACTGTAGAGAGAGGTTCAAGGGGGGAATGGCAGGACTGTGATTTAGGGTTTCTAATgtttatcacttaaaaaatatgcaCAGAGTGTGGAAAAAATGAAGTTTAACTGACAAAATTTTATAGGAAGAAGACCATCCTTTTGAAATTATATACTcatgataaaaagagaaaatctggagTGTGATGCCTTTGTTACTGATAAAACtgattgaaatatttaaataatagtttaataGAAGTTGCTTATgcttatcaaaaacaaaaataaaaaggcaatgcCATACCAGTTTAGGCACAATAAGAATAGGCCAATGGAAAATCCTTttgcaatgatttttaaaagaaaaggctgttttatgtgaaaaaataaagtgattaaccaaatttttagagagaaaagacACAGCTCCAATCCTGCCTTACTCTTTAACCAAACGTGGTTGTTTTTCCAtaggcagaaatgaaaacaaatatgaaatatattgtaATATGGCATGAGGCATCATCAATTTTTATGTGACAAATGACCTGAAAACTCAGAGTGACCATAAAATCAATCCATCATCCTAAAGTTGTTGATCTACAAAGCAACACAcctgtatttttataattgattCAAAGTCAGGGGTGGGCATGGAGAGTAGAAATGTGATTTAGAGTTTCCAAtgcttttgtaaattaaaaagaaacccacaGTTATTAGTCACTTTTGTTTTCATATCACCAACATAGTTTATCTAAAAACAATTAAagctaaataatttttcttgacTGCATTTTTCAagacatatttaataaatgacaaCTTTAATTTCTCCTCGTGACCCTTTACCAAGAAAAATGAGATGTTCAGATGAAACTGAACACTCAATCGAATTCCAAAATTTTGTTTGGAAGGGGAAACCTCTGGAGATTCTTAATCCCAACTGATAATGTCAACTTCTAATTGGCTTGAGTGAAATTTGGCTAAATGATTCTTCCAGACATCTGTAACAGacacatttaatttcatttgtccAAATGCCATGTTTTcatactttcatttttctcccagGGCATTTCTCTTGTACTCTGTCGTCCACAGTCCTGTTCTTGTCTATCTGCCATTTATTAAGAGTATAAAAACGACATTAATATCCAGGCTCCCACATTTTAACAAAAATCTGATTCACAATCGTATAACCTTACCAGTACTTGAGTCACCTTAAGACAGCTTATTGGGTATATATAGTAGTCATTATTAATGATCCTTTTAGACTTCTTCATTGTATACCCATTTTTAGCTAATATATTCCCCCAATGCAAAACTAAAAGTATAAACCAAATTTTATATAAGAAGTAaatccaatctttaaaaaacaaacaaaaaaacccgcCATTCTATATTCTTCCTTTAGTGGCCTATCCCTTTCCCCCATATGacatggcaatttttttttctgatttaaaactTATTGATATCATCTTGAATACTTTCTtacatattcattttctttttaagaaaaagcaaactgAGCATCCGTGACAGTGAGATCACATTAGAAAATCTTTGATCTTGTTTGGAGGGTGCCTCAGAGACAACTGGTCAATTCTTTGGAACACTGTTGACTATTCTGGTTTCGTAAAATAGATTTTTTCtggcagaaaagaaaagacatgccATTATGCATGGTCTACTCAACAACGATTTTGTGGTTTGTCACTGTTTTTTGGAAGTAATATTTGGGTGGGGGTTTTGATGATCAGTTCCTAGGTAGAGTCTAACAGCCACATTTCTTCTCTGCTGGTTTTTCCCCATCTAGCTTTCCAGAGTCTCCACCATTGACAGTGTCGGGAACTTGTGTCTTCTCTACACACTGTTCCATTCGCTTCATTATTAAGTCCAGAAGGGTTTCCACCGCTTTCTCCACATTCTGGCCAGTCGCGGCACTTGTTTCAAAATATGGTATACTTGCATCGAAGAAGTGATACATATTTTTGAgaggaagaaatcagaaaagataCAACAAGATGTACAAATGAGTAATAGGCACAAACATGGCTGGCATAGAGATCGCGAAATAATCACTATTTTGCCCACTGAGTTGGAAAGTATCCTTGTTTCTTCTCAGTGAGTAAAAAATGGCAGGCTGCTTTCTCATGTGGGTATATCGGACAAGGAAACGGATACAGGAGGTACTTAGGAATTTGAAGCTAAGGTATTATCACTGTTTCACAAGAAATTTAAGAAGGTAGAAATAACTAGACTAgtgataaatatttactattaaaataGCACTTCCCTGTTAATCAATTATCTGGTAATTTGACTTAGAAATTAAGCAGGCACTGAAGAGGATATGCATGTCAATAAACCGTCTATATTTATATGGAATCAAAAGTTTCAAGAagacatacacatttttaaagctcTCAAGGAAAATTCTTCAGTAAAAAATTGGCAGGAATGAGGCAACTGCTTTAAATTTAAAGTCTGTGTTGGAAGTCAACTTATCTTCGTAGGgggatatttaaaattatttttgatctgCCACTTAAGCTCAGCAAGGATGAGGATTGCAATATTATGTCCTTGTCAGGTGTTATTTCTTAGAGTTTTGCAGCTATTAGCGGAAAGGCAGTGGACGATAGTGTTGAAGGTCACGAGCTCTGATCTCAGACTGCCTGGGTTGAATTCaagctctgctacttactagctaCCTGGCCTTCCAtcagttacttaatttttctatGCCTCAATTCTTAATATATAAGATGGGATGATTCTAGATCTCCTATGTTTGGTTATGAGTAGTTAAAGAGTTAAAGTCTAGAGGGAGTTGTTGGCACATAGTAGTAAGGATTCAGCCATTGTTAGCCACTACTACTATTAAGGAATCGATTTAAAAGATCACATACATTCCCCTGAAAGATCTTTTTCATTCTTGTGCCATTATTGACTCAAGGGAATCCTTCCTAGTATCAACctcaagtccctgttccactacTAAGCCGCAGTGTGCAAGGGCAGATGACATCTCCGAGTAAATGACTTACCCGTATTTGTCAGCGAGGTCCCGGGCTTGCCTTTCATTGACTTCCCTCTGGTCCGGCAGGTCTGCCTTGTTGCCAATTAATACTATATCTGGATTTTCACAATAAGCGTTTGCTTGCAGTTGGCCTTAGGAAGAAAGCAGATGGACCCAGCACATTAGTTATAAACAAGTGATGTCAAATGACTGCTCATactttgaattcctttttttttcatacttcaaATTCCTAATCTAATTGTTCACCTCCAGTTTGCCTGCTTACTAGTTATATCATATTAGCCAAGTTCCTTAATTGTTCTCAACTATACCTTCttcaatctgtaaaatgagtgaaGATAATGCCTCAAAAATTGCAGATTATGAGTATTAATAATAACTGCTATGAAGCACCTATATGATCACCGATCTGTAACTCTCTTGCATCTGAGGAACTGTCCTCCAAGATGGACATACTGCTTCATACTATTTGTTCCTCAAATATAAGTAGAGATAATAGAACAGGAATTTTAAGTGTGTAAGTATGTTCCTTCAAGAGgctgctacatttttttttttttttttagtaggccccagacccagcatggagcccagtgtggggcttgaactcatgatcctgggatcaagacctgagctgagatcaagagtcagatgcttaagtggttgagctacccaggtgccccgaggtgGCTACTTTTCTACCTCCTGAAGTCCAAGGTGATGATCTATCAGAAGAGAACATTTCTGAACCACCACAAATTCATGTAGAAACAATTTTAAGACAGgtgacttgtttttctttttctccaggaTACACtgcacaaaagagagaagaaagagagagggaaggaaggagggagggatggaaggaaggaaggacagaaggaagaaaatggtaCAAAATCTGTCAACTCTTGTTTTTGAAGTTACGGGGATTACTTTACTTTCTATCTCAAGGCATGCTGTGTGCAAGTTTGCCAAGGAGGAAGACAAAGCTTGCTTACCCTGTAACAGTGATTATTTGGGtgttaaaaattaaagtgttaTGAGACATGCCAATTAATTATCTTAAATCCCAATAGTATCcttctggatcttttttttaaataaggaagaaTTTTATCTGCCTTGAAAAAGGATGAACAAATCATTCCCTGAAAGAATCTGATAATCTTATTATCTCTTTATCTCCTCAGAATCTAATAATACCACcaaaatttggagaaagaaatacaataataaaaggaaatagagacAAATCCTAGGATAAACACTCAGTTGGAGAAGCAATGAAGGAAGTCAGAACTTGTTGGTATTTGTTGCCGCTGCAGCAACTGCATTTTTGAACTCACATTTAAAGcagttatatgtaaattataaataatatataataataagaaatacatgggtttttttttttttttttttttttttttttttttttagtatctattCTGTGCTAGACACTAATCCTGGCTTTGGGCTATTGCAATGCAACAAAGCAGACGAAGTCTGCACTTTCATAGAGCTCACATTCTAGTGGCAGAGGGTCCAAAGGAcaagtaaacaaagaaaaacataatgtcaggtggtggtggtgacaaaaGGAAATGTAAAGTGTGCTGAGGAGATAGAAAGTAATGAAGCGTACTAGTTTAGATgcatggtcagggaaggcttctttcAAGAGATAAATAAAGTTTGAACAAACCCTTTAAGGAGATGAGAGAATTGGCACACTCTATACACGGGAGAAGAGGTATCAGGCAGAGAAAATTGGCAAGTACAAAAGCCACAAAGTAGGGAATGGGCCTTTTGTCGCGGGAATAGCAGGAGAGGTGTTTGGCTGGAGGCCAGTGAGCTGGGACAGGATCAGAGTAAATTACCCAGGAATCTAAGGCCTGATCACCAGGGCCTTGCAGTTGAGTGAAAGACTCTGGATTTTAGCCCACGTGAGTTGGGAGGTCCCAGGAGGACTTTGACCAGGGAAATAACATGATCCGATGTTTTTTGTAAAGATTCTTTATTTTAGcgatggtggggggcagggggtgcatggcatggcagggaggaagagagggagacagaaagagaatctcaagcagattccctgctgagcttggagcccgaggtggggctcgatccctcggctccaacatcatgacctgagccaaaaccaagagttggatatccaactgactgagccacccaggtgtcccaacatgacccaatttttgaagaaatatcaCTCTGGCCATAGACAGCTCCAACAAATCTAGAAATGACAAGCCTATCACCAGTCCATAGCACTGCATCTATACCACGGTAGGATCAAAAttcatatttgtaataaaaatgcaaatgaaatattCTCTTTAGTGCTACAccaatttttgaaaaaggaaactcAAATACTACTTTCCTATGCTGACACATATCAGTCTATCTTCAATACCTGATTAGGCTACTTTTAACTTAATGTTAGGTGAAAATTATATAGATTTTTCTACTTAAGGCTTCCTTacctttgaacatttttttttccaaaaatgcaaaatttcagTGTGAGCTAAGACACGCTATGCCTTATCTTCCTGTGGCTGGTGTGCTCTGGGGCAGTTTCTCACCAAATTAACCCATCCGCTAGTTCATGCATTAGTTAACCCGTGTGCAAGGGCATACATTTTTAGGTGCCAGTGAACCCTCTCAGAAAATGCTGttgcttttctgtctcctttccaGATTAGATGTCATAGCTCAGATGGTTATAAGAAGTCCTTTTAAGACTTAACTGGATAAGTGGAATTAATAGCCTTTCAATTGCACCTATATATAGGTGttactttctgattttatttccttcagttaCAAGTAATAAATTGTCAAATATTATATCCCCTCACTGTGCCTATATTGAAAAGTTTTTATAAAAGAGTAATATCATATAGCACCTAGATTTTAGAAAGTATCAGCAATTCCATTAATCATGATTAAAATGGTGATCGTGCAATATCCCAAGAAAGTTGCCCTTTTTAAAGGAAGGCATTGAAATAAAGCAGGTTAGTGTATTAATTTTGCCTGTGTCATTTGATAATGGGTGACATCTGAATGGCTTTAGTAGCCAATGTGGGTTGCTTTCATGGAtccctttcttttcatttgatgCATTTCTTCCAGGGAGATTGTGGTGAGCTTGCTCTCTCATCAAGTGAGAGTTACACAGGCTGTTCTAAGAGTGTCAAAGGAAGATATGATCCCAAGCCCCTTTTGGTGAGCCGCATACAGGGCATCACTTTGAAGGTGACATAGGAAATGCTAAAGTCGTGAATTCCCAAGGTTCATCTGTGGAACCCAATCTGGTTTTGTGTTGGGAGGCAAAGAGGCAAATAGAGCTGTTGGGAGCCTCAAATGGCCAATGCAAGTGACTTGGTTCCACTTACTCATCCAGTTTCTGACATTTAAGAAGCTCTGTTGACTGGTGAGGTCAAACATTAATAAGAAACCCATGGCATCTCTGAAAAATGCAGTGGTAAGGCTCCGGAATCTGCCAAGAAAGCACAGCGGATAGTTCTGGAAGTTAGCCCACAAACATATGATGGCAGTATACACAACAACACTATTTCCCTTTGAAATGTGAAATCCCCACGGCATCCCTAATGGATTGTCCTACAGAATGAGAGTGGACAGAAAGACTGCTAAAGGGTCAGGGGAGGGCATCTGGTTGTAGACATTTTTTAGGACCACAACCTGGCTTTCTGGTCCATAGCACTTATACACACAGAGTTTGTAACGTTCAATCACACGCTGGCTTACACAGCCccttggactctttcttggatATCTTGTGGTCCACAATTAAAATGAAAGCCACTTTCAAATGGGGACTTCAACTTATACTTTTCAATCTCCCTTGTCTGTGCCTAGAAGAAAGCTTGGCACTTGGTAGCCTAAAAATGAATGCCCATGATTACATGCAGAAAACCACAACCATGGGCATGTTAGCAACCGAAACTGGGGTTCTTttgcaggggggaaaaaaaacattggTGAGAAAACTCCTGTGTCAGCACTCTAGGGGTAAAGCTCAATTCTACTCTGGCATCCGTGTCtcataaaaagagggaaaaacactgaagaaagaaggaagagaaagatgattaaaacactgaagaaaggaggaagagaaagatgattaGGGAAAATAAGGCAAGGTCAGAGAGACATAGTAGTTGGAGACAGAAAGTAAGAACGCTCATCTGTGATGGAAGATTCTAGAGAATGTACACTCCCGTGTTGTGTGAAGActgtctctcccctgctcctACCTCCTCCACCCCAAAACCTTCAGTACAATTGAAGGTATGCTGAGATGCACTTCAATGGCAGGAATGGGCAAAACCAGAGATCACACAGAGGGACCAGAGAAGGTTTGGGTTATACTGACACAGAAGTGAATTTGGAAATGGGTTTTTAGGAAGGCACATAACGTTGAAATACAGACTATCACTTCCTGTCCTAAATGCCCTCCTAATTATTGGTCTCCTATTTTAGCCTATTTGTAGATTCTTTGGTTTCCTTAGAGTTCTATTCTCAGTCCCTTCCCACTCGACATACATTCACTGAGTAACCTCATCTACTTCCCTGATTCAGTTGACACCTTTATGTTGGACCTCAAATGGATAGGTGTAGATTTATCCTGTCCTCCATGCTGTGTGCCCAATTACATGTTGTGTGTTTCCAgctggaggaaactgaggcacctcTAACTTCGAGAGTCTAGACCCCACCTGGCTCCTCCTTTtgattcctcctcctcctccttctttcttcttcttcttcttcttcttcttcttcttcttcttcttcttcttcttcttcttcttcttctcttcttcttcttcttcttcttcttcttcttcttcttcttcttcttttatttttattttatttttttatttttttatttcttcttctatcaGTGCATCATGACCTTTGGGGTTGCCACGGCTTCTTTCTCCTTCACCTACTATGTATGATTACCAAGCATTTTCTGATCTTCTCATTTCTGTCCATCTACTCTCGTTTTGAACCTATCGTCTTTCATCTGAATAACCTCAACAGCCTTCCTAACAGGCTTCCTGTCTCCAGTTTTGTTGGGGACCCTCCCCTTCGCGGATCCGTTCCTGCTGACTATGTAAATCCTTGGCTAAAAACATCTAGATGATGGTGCATTGCTCTTAGGATAATGGCTGAACTCTTCAATACGCTGTCACGCTCTGCATGGAAGTGACCCTTGCTCATCCCTCTAGCTTCCTCTCCTGACTACCCACAGGCATGCTGATCTTCTTTTAGTTCTTAGAAAGTTCACTCTCTCCCCTGGGCTCTCACACATGCTGTTCTTTCTGTGGGTAACCTGGCCTAATGCTTCCTTTACCTCCTACCTCCTTAGCCTGGATAAGACTCTCTCACTCATACATTGtgtatgagtatatatatatatatatatataaatagtctCCGAGGAAATATCGCTTTCCCAAGCAGCCTTCCTAACACCCATATCTGGGTTAGAGGCTCCACCTGGTGTACCTATCACCTATGTTTTCCTGACACTATCCTAAGGTTATATGGTAATTGTTCATTATCTATTCGAATTCCACCCTACACTTGTGAGCTCCAACAGGAAAGGAGTTATGTTTCTAACTTGTTATCCATTATATTTTCATGGTCCTGAACATAGTGTTTGTTCACAAAGTGTTTGTCTaactaagagaagaaaaaaaaagaaagaaagagaatagcaagagataaaattattaaagatttCAATGACTTCAAGTAGAGAACGATTCTTTTAATACCAAAGCAAAGAGAACAGATAGTTTAATGACTATTTGCAAGTTTGATTTCTTTGGTAAGGCAGTAATCATAATAATTATGCAATACCAAAAAAATTTACTCAATTCTTTTCTTGTGGAATTGTTCCTACCAGTGCTAGGAGCTCACAGAGATTATAGTGCTTTTATTGAAGTTTTCTTTCTGTGTGGGGATGAGCTGTATTCACAAAATTGTCTCTCACTCAACTACAATGGTGTGCCTAGGACATCTGCTCTCTGTTCtctcctagagagagagagaaagagagagagagagtctctgtgtgttatgtgtgtgtcTCACTTAAGGACAAGACTGTGCCATGCCCTCCTCTCACTGCCCATAGCACATGGCgaagttatttttttatgttaatgatCTTTTTATTGGGGGGGGGAGGCTAGCATTCACAACTTGGGATGGATGTAAGCTGTAATTTCTTGAACATCCATGCTAATGGTCATGCTGAGGCCCACAGCCACAGCCAATTCTGCTGGCTCCAAGTCATGGCTCAAAACGTTTTAAAAATAGAGTGAGTTCAAAGATGCTCCCTTGGTAAAggtttcttttcaaaaatgtgtGTTAATGGTGACAGCCTGATACCCATTTCACTCCAGTACAACACAGACAATGCTAAACCCCCACATGCAGCATGCCATCAGGACGTGTGTCATTGTCACCATGGGTGGGGACACATGGAAGTCATAGAGGGCCATCCTGCTAAGAGGGGCTATGCTATTTTTAAAACGTGCTTGTTATATGGATTTCATTGGGGTGAACATCTTTGTATCCACAGCAACACAGATAGGACATTCTTGCTCTGGAACAGGCTCATATCTAGGGCCATTCTTCCCAGCTCCCTTGTTATCTCCATTCTTCCCAAGGTGACTCCAGGGGAAAGGCCATTGATTTCCAGCTTTACTCACCAATCTCATGCTGTCCGGTGAGTCAGTGGGGTGGGAAAAGGCAGGACCACATTaaaccctcccccccacacacacacaaagattcCAAAGTCACATTATTACTTTCTCCCTCACTGGGAACTAGAGCTGTGCCCGGTATCTTTGGGGCTTACAAAAGGGGTACGATTTTTTCCTCATTCCCATGATACCACTTTTATCGATAACCATAATCTTATACAGGCTCTACTGCCAGATGTTTTCAGGCACAGGGCTGAGGTATGAGACACTGTTTATCTTGTTGCATAGCTACACCTTATATATACACAGAATGCAAATTCTCAAGGGATGAATAACCTCAGTGTTACTAAGACTGTCCCCAGTATTCCTCACTTCCCTCATAGAGCAGCTGCCTtgggggggcaggagagagaagccTACCATCATGCTGGGCTGACATATCATGTGTGAGGACATATGGGAACCACATTTTCTCATATTACTTctacaaaaatgaattaaattggtCTATAAAACATACATCTTCGTGACAACAAAACTGACATATGAACAGAAATTCTTGTGAGGAATGACTTCAGAAGAACTAGCAGTGTTGAAGAGTGTGTGTAAATGGAATTCACAGTCAAAAGAGCTAACGGAGAGGGCCCGGCACCTCTCCTGGCGTTTACAGTCACTGAAGGCGAGAACACTTTGGACGCATTTCAAAAACTAAAGTGTTTACAAGCATAAACATTCTAAGACATGTGATGCTGAATTTGGAGGTATGTGCCTTCTAAATATCTTCTCTGACAACCTACTGCCAATTCTTATTTAATCTGATATTGTAAAGCTTCCCTAGCTTGTGGTCTTTAGCATTTTGAAACCTTGGGTCTCAAAGGAATATATTTTCATCAGATAATGGAACAGCACCTCCAGCTCTAAGCAAACAACACTCCTGTCTACTGAGCTTCTCCTGCCTCGGACGTTGTACCAGAGAAGATGCTGGAAAACCAAGCACAATCTCTGTCCCTGTGATGCTGACAGCTTTGTTGGGGTAAGAAGGCCGTAGGTGAAAACAATCTGCCTTATTACAATGGCATATATTACAAATGGCATATAATTAATTGAGTAGCTTAAGGGATGGTAGGATGGGTGTTGTAGGAGATCCCTGGAAGAGGGAGTTTGTTTCAGGTGGGCATTTAGAAAGGCTCCGCAGAGGAAGTAGCTGAGCCAGGCTTGGTGAGAGGAGAGGATCAGGGAaggtggggagaaaggaaaacattctaGCTAGAGAGCAATGGTGTGACCCAAATCTTAGAAAACTAGGCCAATCGGGAGGCACAGGACAGAGTCTGCAGAAGAACGGAAACAAATAGGAAAGGTCTTAACCACCCTTTTTTCAATTCCCTCTTCAGGTCACACTTGTAAGCATGTTAATTCCCCcacttaaatttaattaaattctacagaaggttgtttttttttttttttttttttctcccctattaGAAAGTACAAAGACAACACATAACAAGGAAGTCCAGATTGCTGAAGATCCGATTTTTGACATCTGTACCAAATCCGTCATGCTCATTAGGGTTAATTAactctaaataatttatttttatttcttgacatAAATATCTATTTCGGAACCTGGAGAAGAGTTGCACAATATTCGCTTTTCAAGTCCACATCCAGTATTCACTTTAAAAGAAGTTTCTCTCAGTTGTTGGTAGCTAGAAACAAAGTAATTCACTATTACCGCTCTTGTCCTGCGGTGTCCCACAGCTGAAGATGCACTTTAAATGCTTTCCCTGATGATCCATTTGGTCCCTGTGTATTATAAACCTAAAAGATACAATTTTCATCAGTTGATATTACTTTGGATTTTGTCAACATTCACATTCTCTGGGTTCACTCAGCATGTTTTTTCTCAATTACTATAATCAAAGTTCATAGTgcagaataaatatttgctctGTTTTTTTCCAGAAGTATCACATATACTCTCACTTTTAAATGTCAAGTACAAGTATGATTTTCAACACAATTTAGGCATACTGCAAACTTAAATTAGACACCTTCTGTCATTTCCTCATGGAGGCAGCAAACATTAGATTTAGGACCCAAGTTCTAGGTTTGAATATCAACTCTTCATTTCACTTCTTCGAATCTTAATTTTCTTACAGCAAACGGAGGCCCACAGTCTATTCCTACTTTACAGAGTTACTGCAAACTTCAGTGTGGTAACAAATGtgaacacattttcaaaatggtAAAATGCTTTAGTAATACCTGAAAACCTTTATTGTGACTTGGACTGCCAAAGTGACCTACgcataaaacacacacagaatggCTCAATAAGTTTACACAAGATATTTCAAGTCTTCCTTTGCTTGCCATTTTTTTCAAAGGCTCTTTCTCctaacatttaaattttcaaaattacgGCCTTTGGGCTTCTTATTTAAACAAAGCACAACAACTTTAATACTTAATTGGCTCCCCTAAGTATGGTTAATAAAGATGTTTAAAGTGTGGCTTAGCATCAAGTATGGCTtagtaaaaatgtttaaagggaaAACTTTGCAAGGACTTCTATACCTCGA from Canis aureus isolate CA01 chromosome 1, VMU_Caureus_v.1.0, whole genome shotgun sequence encodes the following:
- the RAB27B gene encoding ras-related protein Rab-27B translates to MTDGDYDYLIKLLALGDSGVGKTTFLYRYTDNKFNPKFITTVGIDFREKRVVYNTQGPNGSSGKAFKVHLQLWDTAGQERFRSLTTAFFRDAMGFLLMFDLTSQQSFLNVRNWMSQLQANAYCENPDIVLIGNKADLPDQREVNERQARDLADKYGIPYFETSAATGQNVEKAVETLLDLIMKRMEQCVEKTQVPDTVNGGDSGKLDGEKPAEKKCGC